The following are from one region of the Amia ocellicauda isolate fAmiCal2 chromosome 1, fAmiCal2.hap1, whole genome shotgun sequence genome:
- the LOC136759677 gene encoding uncharacterized protein LOC136759677 → MPEDRLYIKWKTTSQNVWEFSSGQVFQGRGFEGRAEVPTEKIRQLDFFLSIHKISFSDEDVYECFYEEMNGAMRFLGYSHLIVTAHRDSLTLPSGASLSLPLHSCAPVEVLFAAAGEGAFVSVCTVERGAVSHPGPGYEFRVSVQNVSLTLRSLTAADQGQYTVRESETQRTISTVSVSVEGGGQHSRRVVQSLRCAFISVYSQN, encoded by the exons ATGCCTGAGGACAGACTGTACATCAAGTGGAAGACAACCAGTCAGAATGTGTGGGAGTTCAGCAGTGGACAAGTGTTTCAGGGCCGAGGCTTCGAGGGCAGAGCTGAGGTCCCCACAGAGAAGATCAGACAGCTGGACTTCTTTCTGTCCATTCACAAAATCTCCTTCTCTGATGAAGATGTCTATGAGTGTTTTTATGAGGAAATGAATGGTGCAATGAGGTTCCTGGGATACAGTCATCTCATTGTTACAG CTCACCGAGACTCCCTCACCCTGCCGTCTGGAGCCTcactctccctgcctctccactCTTGTGCTCCAGTGGaggtgctgtttgctgctgcaggAGAGGGAGCCTTTGTCTCAGTGTGCACTGTGGAGAGGGGCGCAGTGAGCCACCCTGGCCCCGGGTATGAGTTcagagtgtcagtgcagaacGTCTCTCTGACACTGCGCTCACTCACCGCAGCTGACCAGGGCCAGTACACAGTGAGGGAGTCTGAGACCCAAAGGACCATCAgcactgtctctgtgtctgttgaAG GTGGGGGGCAACATTCCAGGAGAGTAGTTCAGAGCCTCAGATGTGCCTTCATCTCAGTCTATAGCCAAAACTGA